The Sphingomonas sp. LY54 genome includes a region encoding these proteins:
- a CDS encoding SUF system Fe-S cluster assembly protein, translated as MNEERKIEIEEVSEAPKPPKARVEQDYERKRDYLAGFLAQQPAEATPVEPGGDLYEAVIDALKEIYDPEIPVNIYDLGLIYDVQISAENHAKVLMTLTTPNCPVAESMPGEVELRVGAVPGVGDAEVELVWDPPWDPQKMSDEAKLELGML; from the coding sequence ATGAACGAGGAACGCAAGATCGAGATCGAGGAAGTCAGCGAGGCGCCCAAGCCGCCCAAGGCCCGCGTCGAGCAGGATTATGAGCGCAAGCGCGACTATCTCGCCGGGTTCCTCGCGCAGCAGCCGGCCGAGGCGACCCCGGTCGAGCCGGGCGGCGATCTCTACGAGGCCGTGATCGACGCGCTGAAGGAGATTTACGACCCCGAGATCCCGGTCAACATCTACGATCTCGGCCTGATCTACGACGTCCAGATCAGCGCGGAGAACCACGCCAAGGTGTTGATGACGCTGACCACGCCCAACTGCCCGGTGGCGGAATCGATGCCCGGCGAGGTCGAGCTGCGCGTCGGCGCGGTGCCCGGCGTTGGTGATGCGGAGGTCGAGCTCGTCTGGGATCCGCCCTGGGACCCGCAGAAGATGAGCGACGAAGCCAAGCTCGAACTGGGAATGCTGTGA
- a CDS encoding iron-sulfur cluster assembly accessory protein, translating into MNETTTKTRARPAALILTPTAEARIAELMGKAPEGTVGVKLSTPRRGCSGLAYSVDYVSEEKPFDEKIETPGGTFYVDGASILYLIGSTMDWVEDDFTAGFVFANPNAKGACGCGESFTV; encoded by the coding sequence ATGAACGAGACCACCACCAAGACCCGCGCCCGCCCGGCGGCCTTGATCCTGACGCCCACGGCCGAGGCGCGCATCGCCGAGCTGATGGGCAAGGCGCCCGAAGGCACGGTTGGCGTCAAGCTGTCGACGCCGCGCCGCGGCTGCTCGGGCCTCGCTTATTCGGTCGACTATGTGTCCGAGGAAAAGCCGTTCGACGAGAAGATCGAGACGCCCGGCGGCACCTTCTACGTCGACGGCGCCTCGATCCTCTATCTGATCGGCTCGACCATGGACTGGGTCGAGGACGATTTCACCGCCGGCTTCGTGTTCGCCAACCCCAACGCCAAGGGCGCCTGCGGCTGCGGCGAGAGCTTCACGGTCTGA
- a CDS encoding metal-dependent hydrolase family protein, protein MKRLGIALALSLAASPALAQPAAPAGATTVIHAGQLLDKPGQRPRGASTIVIQNGKIASVQDGFAEAPAGARVVDLRDRFVMPGLIDMHVHLYSEGDPLKARLEGSGRDYEDGVLIAARNARTTLNAGFTTVRDLGGEARGIATLRDFINAGEIEGPTIVPAGRMISVSAGHGDANGLNRDLTDAAHARADNVCNGPAACREAVRAQIAQGAEVIKFAATGGVNSNVAGGLARQMFADEMEAIVQTAKSFGRKVTAHAHGKDGIDTALRAGVDSIEHGTFIDDETTALFKQKGAYLVPTMIAPIAALAQARKGDRPPASLKKAEEAAAVARSSHVRAYKAGVKVAFGTDSGVPPHGINAQEFKLMVDAGMTPMAAIQAASVNAADLLGRSASLGTIEPGKDADIIAVSGSPLDDVTRLQQVDFVMRRGAVHKMGGTRQLFPAQ, encoded by the coding sequence ATGAAGAGACTCGGTATCGCGCTCGCTCTCTCGCTTGCGGCGTCGCCGGCACTGGCCCAGCCGGCGGCTCCGGCAGGCGCTACCACCGTGATCCATGCCGGCCAGCTGCTCGACAAACCGGGCCAGCGGCCGCGCGGCGCCTCCACGATCGTCATCCAGAACGGCAAGATCGCGTCGGTGCAGGACGGCTTCGCCGAGGCCCCGGCCGGGGCGCGCGTCGTCGACCTGCGCGACCGGTTCGTGATGCCGGGCCTGATCGACATGCACGTCCACCTCTACAGCGAGGGCGATCCGCTGAAGGCCAGGCTCGAGGGATCCGGGCGCGACTACGAGGACGGCGTGCTGATCGCCGCCCGCAACGCGCGCACCACGCTCAATGCCGGCTTCACCACCGTCCGCGACCTCGGCGGCGAGGCACGCGGCATCGCTACGCTGCGCGACTTTATCAATGCCGGCGAGATCGAGGGGCCGACCATCGTCCCGGCCGGCCGCATGATCTCGGTTTCGGCCGGCCACGGCGACGCCAACGGCCTCAACCGCGACCTCACCGACGCCGCCCACGCGCGGGCCGACAATGTCTGCAACGGACCCGCGGCGTGCCGCGAGGCGGTGCGTGCCCAGATCGCCCAGGGCGCCGAAGTGATCAAGTTCGCCGCGACCGGCGGGGTCAACAGCAACGTCGCCGGCGGTCTGGCTCGCCAGATGTTCGCCGACGAGATGGAGGCGATCGTCCAGACCGCCAAATCGTTCGGCCGCAAGGTCACCGCCCACGCCCACGGCAAGGACGGGATCGACACCGCCTTGCGCGCCGGCGTCGATTCAATCGAGCACGGTACCTTCATCGACGACGAGACCACCGCCCTGTTCAAGCAGAAGGGCGCCTATCTGGTGCCGACGATGATCGCGCCGATCGCGGCGCTCGCCCAGGCCCGCAAGGGCGACCGGCCGCCGGCTTCGCTCAAGAAGGCCGAGGAAGCCGCCGCGGTCGCGCGCAGCAGCCACGTCCGCGCCTACAAAGCCGGGGTGAAGGTCGCGTTCGGCACCGACAGCGGCGTGCCGCCGCACGGCATCAACGCCCAGGAGTTCAAGCTGATGGTCGACGCCGGCATGACGCCGATGGCGGCGATCCAGGCCGCGTCCGTCAATGCCGCCGACCTGCTCGGGCGCTCCGCAAGCCTCGGTACGATCGAACCGGGCAAGGACGCCGACATCATCGCCGTCAGCGGCAGCCCGCTCGACGACGTGACGCGGCTGCAGCAGGTCGACTTCGTGATGCGCCGCGGCGCCGTCCACAAGATGGGCGGCACGCGACAGCTCTTCCCGGCGCAATAA
- a CDS encoding S8 family peptidase, whose product MNYNDAEYGRSNGASAAGAISAYNAGGRGQGITIGIVDSGINPALPEFAGRIHPASQDVAANRGVVDTEGHGTAVAGTAAAARNGSGMMGVAFESRILSLNTAKATDCDPDDGCQHSDADIARAIDIARGNGARVINISLGGESAGSTVLGAISRATAAGIVIVMSAGNEGKEATGGNPGGFALQSAQRAGNGLVIIAGAHDAARQLADFSNRAGTGATHYLTALGTQIRTFDHNGQALLYSGTSFSTPIISGAVALLASAFPNLTGAQIVRLLLTTADDAGAVGVDGVFGNGILNIARAFQPQGQTSLAGSSMPVSTTDNGQGSGAMGDATGKMAGAIILDGYSRAYAVDLARTLARAPQERPLAQSLAGRLRTASAGNGALSVTLTVDRRFDGRPMVGLAQTGLSYEDSREAKAVAGIALSRITPQTAVAFGFSESGRTLQQRLSGHHNNAFLVARDPMARSGFQADAGSAVGVRQMVGPLGVTVTAERGEIWNQGVRQSLRQPGYSISTVTADHRIGPALVSVGLSRLDEESTTLGGRFSSAFAGGGAATTFADASASFDLGRGWGAFASYRRGWTGLAGTGALVDRGRLSTDAWAFDVAKTNAFVRGDKLAFRVMQPLRVRSGGFDVTMPVSYDYDTGAVGYEQRFFNLAPTGREIDFEAAYSVGLLGGDLGANLFLRKEPGHVEAMGDDIGGAIRFTLGF is encoded by the coding sequence GTGAACTATAATGACGCGGAATATGGCCGCTCCAACGGCGCCAGCGCGGCCGGAGCGATCAGCGCGTACAATGCGGGCGGCCGCGGCCAGGGAATCACGATCGGCATCGTCGACAGCGGCATCAATCCCGCGCTCCCCGAATTCGCCGGCCGGATCCACCCGGCCAGTCAGGACGTGGCCGCCAACCGCGGCGTCGTCGATACCGAGGGTCACGGCACCGCCGTCGCCGGGACCGCCGCCGCCGCGCGCAACGGATCGGGCATGATGGGCGTCGCGTTCGAATCGCGGATCCTGTCGCTCAACACGGCCAAGGCAACCGACTGCGACCCCGACGACGGCTGCCAGCACAGCGACGCCGACATCGCCCGGGCGATCGACATCGCGCGCGGCAACGGCGCCCGCGTGATCAACATCTCGCTCGGCGGCGAAAGCGCCGGAAGCACCGTGCTCGGCGCCATCAGCCGCGCCACCGCGGCCGGGATCGTCATCGTCATGTCGGCGGGCAACGAGGGCAAGGAAGCGACCGGCGGCAATCCCGGCGGCTTCGCCCTGCAATCGGCGCAGCGCGCGGGCAACGGCTTGGTGATCATCGCCGGCGCACACGACGCGGCGCGCCAATTGGCCGATTTTTCGAACCGGGCCGGCACCGGCGCAACCCATTATTTGACCGCGCTGGGCACGCAAATCCGAACGTTCGACCATAACGGCCAGGCGCTGCTCTACAGCGGCACCTCCTTCTCGACCCCGATCATCAGCGGCGCGGTGGCGCTGCTGGCGAGCGCCTTTCCCAACCTGACCGGGGCGCAGATCGTGCGATTGCTGCTGACCACCGCCGACGACGCCGGCGCGGTCGGCGTGGACGGCGTCTTCGGCAACGGCATCCTCAACATCGCCCGCGCCTTCCAGCCGCAGGGACAGACCAGCCTCGCCGGCAGCAGCATGCCGGTCTCGACCACGGATAACGGCCAGGGATCGGGCGCGATGGGCGATGCCACCGGCAAGATGGCGGGCGCGATCATCCTCGACGGCTATTCGCGCGCCTATGCGGTCGACCTCGCCCGCACGCTGGCGCGGGCGCCGCAGGAAAGGCCGCTCGCCCAGTCGCTCGCTGGAAGGCTGCGCACCGCATCGGCCGGCAACGGCGCGCTGTCGGTGACGCTGACGGTCGACCGTCGCTTCGACGGCCGGCCGATGGTCGGGCTCGCCCAGACTGGCCTCAGCTACGAAGACAGCCGCGAGGCCAAGGCGGTCGCCGGCATAGCACTGAGCCGCATCACCCCGCAGACCGCGGTCGCCTTCGGCTTCTCCGAAAGTGGGCGGACGCTGCAGCAGCGCCTGTCCGGCCACCACAACAATGCGTTCCTGGTCGCGCGCGACCCGATGGCGCGGTCGGGCTTCCAGGCCGATGCCGGCAGCGCCGTCGGCGTACGGCAGATGGTGGGACCGCTGGGCGTGACCGTCACCGCCGAGCGCGGCGAGATCTGGAACCAGGGGGTGCGGCAATCGCTCCGCCAGCCGGGCTACAGCATCAGCACCGTCACCGCCGACCATCGCATCGGCCCTGCCTTGGTCTCGGTCGGTCTGTCGCGGCTCGACGAGGAGAGCACGACGCTCGGCGGCCGCTTCAGCAGCGCCTTTGCCGGCGGCGGCGCGGCGACGACCTTCGCCGACGCTTCGGCATCGTTCGACCTGGGCCGCGGCTGGGGCGCCTTCGCCAGCTACCGGCGCGGCTGGACCGGCCTGGCGGGAACCGGCGCTTTGGTCGACCGCGGCCGGCTTTCGACCGATGCCTGGGCATTCGACGTGGCCAAGACCAATGCGTTCGTGCGCGGCGACAAGCTCGCGTTCCGCGTGATGCAGCCGCTGCGCGTCCGTTCGGGCGGGTTCGACGTCACCATGCCGGTCAGCTACGATTACGACACCGGAGCGGTCGGCTACGAACAGCGCTTCTTCAACCTCGCCCCGACCGGCCGCGAAATCGACTTCGAAGCGGCCTACAGCGTCGGCCTGCTCGGCGGCGACCTCGGCGCCAACCTGTTCCTGCGCAAGGAGCCGGGCCATGTCGAGGCGATGGGCGACGATATCGGCGGCGCGATCCGCTTCACGCTCGGGTTCTAG
- a CDS encoding pyrimidine 5'-nucleotidase encodes MLPALRHIDCWIFDLDNSLYPASANLFELIDIRMGAFIERLLGVDPVEARRVQKHYFHEHGTTLAGLMAANGVDPHDFLAYVHDIDLARISADPDVAAAIARLPGRRMIFTNGDVDYAGRVLGKLGLGDLFDEVHDIHAMNYVPKPNPAPYEAMCALYGIDPTRALFVEDMARNLEPAKALGMTTVWIDNGSERGDYGADPAFIDYHIADIGAWLNEILGEEQ; translated from the coding sequence ATGCTCCCCGCCCTGCGCCACATCGACTGCTGGATCTTCGATCTCGACAACAGCCTCTATCCGGCCTCTGCCAATCTGTTCGAGCTGATCGACATCCGCATGGGCGCCTTCATCGAGCGCCTGCTCGGTGTCGATCCGGTCGAGGCGCGCCGCGTCCAGAAACATTATTTCCACGAACATGGCACGACCCTGGCCGGGCTGATGGCGGCCAACGGCGTCGATCCGCACGATTTCCTGGCTTATGTACACGATATCGATCTCGCGCGCATCTCCGCCGATCCGGATGTCGCCGCGGCGATCGCCCGACTGCCGGGCCGGCGCATGATCTTCACCAATGGCGACGTGGACTATGCCGGCCGGGTGCTGGGCAAGCTCGGCCTCGGCGACCTGTTCGACGAGGTCCACGACATCCACGCGATGAACTACGTGCCCAAGCCCAATCCCGCTCCCTACGAAGCGATGTGCGCGCTCTACGGCATCGATCCTACGCGCGCTCTGTTCGTCGAGGACATGGCCCGCAACCTCGAGCCCGCCAAGGCGCTCGGCATGACCACGGTATGGATCGACAACGGGTCCGAACGCGGCGATTACGGCGCCGACCCGGCCTTTATCGATTATCACATCGCCGATATCGGCGCCTGGCTGAACGAGATTCTAGGGGAAGAGCAATGA
- the dapD gene encoding 2,3,4,5-tetrahydropyridine-2,6-dicarboxylate N-succinyltransferase gives MTDDLRATIEQAWDDRDSIGPDTKGPVRQAVDAALAALDSGAARVAEKGADGWTVNQWLKKAVLLSFRLNPMETISGAPGAAHWWDKVPSKFSGWDASHFQAAGFRAVPGAIVRRGAFVGKGAVLMPSFVNIGAHVGEGTMVDTWATVGSCAQIGANVHISGGAGIGGVLEPLQAGPVIIEDNCFIGARSEVAEGVVVEEGAVLSMGVFLGASTKIVDRASGEIFIGRVPAYSVVVPGALPSKDGTGPSLACAVIVKRVDAQTRSKTSINELLRD, from the coding sequence ATGACCGACGACCTTCGCGCCACCATCGAGCAGGCCTGGGACGACCGGGATTCGATCGGCCCCGACACCAAGGGCCCCGTGCGCCAGGCCGTGGACGCTGCCCTCGCCGCGCTCGATTCCGGCGCGGCGCGTGTCGCCGAAAAGGGCGCCGACGGCTGGACGGTCAATCAGTGGCTGAAGAAGGCCGTCCTCCTCTCCTTCCGCCTCAACCCGATGGAGACGATCTCCGGCGCGCCGGGCGCGGCCCATTGGTGGGACAAGGTGCCGTCCAAGTTCAGCGGCTGGGACGCGAGCCATTTCCAGGCCGCCGGCTTCCGCGCGGTGCCGGGCGCGATCGTCCGCCGCGGCGCCTTCGTGGGCAAGGGCGCGGTGCTGATGCCGAGCTTCGTCAATATCGGCGCCCATGTCGGCGAGGGCACGATGGTCGATACCTGGGCGACGGTCGGCAGTTGCGCCCAGATCGGCGCCAACGTCCATATTTCGGGCGGCGCCGGCATCGGCGGCGTGCTGGAGCCGCTGCAGGCCGGTCCCGTCATCATCGAGGATAATTGCTTCATCGGCGCGCGTTCCGAAGTCGCCGAAGGCGTGGTCGTGGAGGAGGGCGCCGTGCTCTCGATGGGCGTGTTCCTCGGCGCCTCGACCAAGATCGTCGACCGTGCGAGCGGCGAGATCTTCATCGGCCGCGTGCCGGCTTATTCGGTCGTCGTGCCGGGCGCGCTGCCTTCGAAGGACGGCACGGGCCCGAGCCTCGCCTGCGCGGTCATCGTCAAGCGCGTCGATGCCCAGACCCGGTCCAAGACCAGTATCAACGAGTTGCTGCGCGACTGA
- a CDS encoding DMT family transporter — protein sequence MTGQMSGRDRSILLALSVLWGGSFFFIGIAVHSVEPLTLVLLRVSMAAGALWLFMWARGQELPMPPGALPAFAILALLNNVLPFVLFAWAQRHIPSGLASILNATTPIWGVIVAHLFTRDERMTPGKIAGVLLGFGGVAVMIGPDFLRQVGTAVLPQLACLGATLCYGLAGVYGRRFRNMGIPPVAVSTGQLTASALMVLPLVLLFEPPWLASAPAPEAWAALVALALACTALAYILYFQLLASAGATNSLLVTFLIPVTAILLGSLVLGEVLEPRHFGGMALIGCGLAAIDGRLLRRLVPARA from the coding sequence ATGACGGGACAGATGAGCGGGCGCGACAGGTCGATCCTGCTCGCTTTGTCGGTGCTGTGGGGCGGATCCTTCTTCTTCATCGGCATCGCCGTCCATTCGGTCGAGCCGCTCACCCTGGTGCTGCTCCGCGTCTCCATGGCGGCGGGCGCCCTATGGCTGTTCATGTGGGCGCGAGGGCAGGAGCTGCCGATGCCGCCGGGCGCGTTGCCCGCGTTCGCGATCCTCGCCTTGCTCAACAATGTCCTGCCGTTCGTGCTGTTCGCCTGGGCGCAGCGCCATATCCCGAGCGGCCTCGCCTCGATCCTCAATGCGACCACGCCGATCTGGGGCGTGATCGTCGCCCACCTCTTCACGCGCGACGAGCGGATGACGCCGGGCAAGATCGCCGGCGTGCTGCTCGGCTTCGGCGGTGTCGCGGTGATGATCGGCCCCGATTTCCTGCGCCAGGTCGGCACCGCGGTGCTGCCGCAACTCGCCTGCCTCGGCGCGACCCTCTGCTACGGCCTCGCCGGCGTCTATGGCCGGCGCTTTCGCAATATGGGCATCCCGCCGGTCGCGGTGTCGACCGGCCAGCTGACCGCTTCGGCGCTCATGGTGCTGCCGCTCGTTTTGCTGTTCGAACCGCCCTGGCTTGCCTCCGCGCCCGCGCCGGAGGCCTGGGCGGCGCTCGTCGCGCTGGCGCTGGCCTGCACCGCATTGGCCTACATCCTCTATTTTCAGCTGCTCGCTTCGGCCGGCGCGACCAATTCCTTGCTGGTCACCTTCCTCATCCCCGTCACCGCGATATTGCTCGGGTCGCTGGTGCTGGGCGAAGTGCTGGAGCCGCGCCATTTCGGCGGCATGGCGCTGATCGGCTGCGGCCTCGCCGCGATCGACGGACGCCTGCTGCGTCGGCTGGTACCGGC